A segment of the Eleutherodactylus coqui strain aEleCoq1 chromosome 6, aEleCoq1.hap1, whole genome shotgun sequence genome:
GAAAAATAAGGAAaatgttttgtgtttgtctgaAGTGTAAACCGGCAGAGAAATGGTGAGAATGTGATCTTATATTGCATGCATGAAAAGTTGGCAATACAAGCTGGGGAGCACTTCTTTTTATAACTCCTATCGCCTATCAATATTTAATTCCTGGAAGACCTCTGTGAATTGGATCACCAGAGCCAGCTATTCCTGTTTTCTTTGATTGCTAATAAGTACAGTATGGCCACTACATCAGTCTTGTGTGTGGGCTGACATATCTAGCCTTAGGATACCCATAGGCATTAGAGAGCTGCCGAATGAGTGGACATCTATCATACACATGCATACTTAGCTAAAAGTCAAGAGGCTGCTACATACATCAGATGTTTGGCCGATCTTACGGTGGCCAAACACATTAGATTTAGAAGCCCTGACTCCTCTCAGCAAGAGCTAACATATTTCCAGTCTCCACCCTGTGATGCCTTTTTTATTTAGGATTGGGGCACTTTATACTTCACAGCATATGAAGGGTGCAGAAAAGTGGTTAATTCTCTATTCCCAGTCCATCACGTCCTCAATCGTCCTCAGAAGTGACAACAGGTTGCTCGTGCTGGTTAAAGAGTCTGAGATTTCCAGATTTATGTGGCTATTTAGAGATGACGCTCCGGTGCTATAACTTAGCTCATGAAGAAGTTGCATTGTTACAGGGATCACCTGCCATAAAGAAAAGAAGGGCAATGAGGTTTAGGATACAACTGACATAGGGGATATTGACATCAGTCAGGACTCATCTCAGCTCTGCTTTTCTACACCTTAGGGGTCTTTCACACGAGAGTATATTGGACGTCATTTTCAgggccggccgatatactctacgattaaggatgagcgagtatactcgctaaggcactactcgttcgagtaatgtgccttagacgagtatctccctgctcgtccataaagattcggggaccgccgcggctgacaggtgagtcgcggcggggagagagggagagagagctctcccctccgttcctccctgctctcccccgcagctccccgccccgcggcggcccccgaatctttaaggacgagcagggagatactcgtctaaggcacattactcgaacgagtagtgccttagcgagtatactcgctcatccttatctacgatctgatgtattggattccaatgcatcagatcacatcactgtattcccgcggcgtaaaagcgcctgtccgGGCCGATGTAGCGCCGGGTGCTTTCAGGTTGGGCCaaaaagatagccctggaactatttttccgtccggaatacgtcagctgctgcatgggctcatatgagagccaatgacagcggccggagaaaggaggtgggagggagtttagcagtcacacctcttctctcctcccctccggctgtttgcaatggtagcaAACTTGCTGGCTGCAGTTAAGGGGAGGGGGtggttgcttagctccgcccactcccattgcaaacagccagaggcaaggagagaggaggtgagccagcgagggggaggcaaCGGCACTGTGGCCTCGGTATATACGCACTAGGGCCTGTGcggtctgaatgggcgcacaaacgttaaatGTGTGGCgcctgttcacgcgtttttacagcACCACGTAAAAAACCGGCTGCGTGGAAGAGGCCTCGGGTACAgtggtttttttcccccaattcctTCTGTTGGGATCTATCTTTACTAATCTAGTTTTCTGTCCAGCGGAATCAAAAAGTTGGATAAGTAAAAATCAACCTTAGGGCTCATTTTTGTGCACgtctcagcgcaacatatttgtgctatgtacaaggcttttttttgcatgcatatctgtgcattttacttttgtgtgcgcaaatatatCCATGTGAATCAGCGCTTAGTGCATTACCCTATCCTCTGAGAGCTGACCTCATATACATTATCCATTATTTGATACATTTTCCATTCACCTGCAACATGATGCAATTCTTGTCCCAGCGTTGCTGATACGGCCATTGCTCCCCAAGACAAATCCAGATGTTATATTGCGGAGACTCTTTCCTCCGTTTTTCCACAAAGTCAATCAATTCTGATCCAAGGAAGGAAGAGATATGTAAAGTATAGCTGTTTGCTTAATGCATGTTGTATTGTACATAGATATAAAATAAAAAGTTGTCTCAAGATGTAGAAGACAATTATGAGGCATCAAGAAGCTCCATACAGCTCCTAGGATTGGCTTCTGGTTACTTAACTATTTGTCTGCGGAAGAACCCAATTGCCACACTCTACAGTATATGTCAATCCAAATTTGCTACCGGGGGGAAGATTGATAACAGATTTGACAAATTAGTATAGAAAAAACTATAGTAGAATTGCTCTTTAATAACCCGACACTCAACCAGTACACTACTGGGCCATCCTGGACAGCTGTGGACCTGAGCAGCTTGACAAGGTAAAGGGGTAGACTAGAGCTACTCGAGTGTACTGATTAATTATGGAGATAACTGTAAAATTCCCACATTGAGGTGCATGGCTGCCTGGCACTAAAAGGGTTAAGTGAATGGTCTCCATCAAGGAATTAATAGACTCCAGAGGCTACCAACCCCTAGAAACGAATAggccggattccgcagcggaatccagccctgaccacaGCCGGTGTCCGCGCATACCTGtcatttcctgctctgttcggggagcaggaaaggggaatccctgcggctgaatggctctgtcttatgatggaaccgaacagcgctgaacggaccccattgactataatgaggtctatttggtttccacccagctgcccgaaTTTTAGCCAGAAGAAGTGGGTGTCTTCACACGCAACTTTTTTTGTGCTATGAACaattttatttttgtgtgcatattcGTGTATTTTACTATTTCTGCCAGCAGGCATGCTCATTTGCACACGGCAAACAACcatccattgaaatggctaatgagttccagatgtgttctttgtccAGTGGGATAACTCAGTGTTTGACGCATCTCCTTGTCTATTGTGTGCACATTTGGGGTCTCGATAGGATTTTagaggttttgttttcactagctcttttcctGGTCGTGATTTGTACGGCTGGGAGGAGATAGGACGTGCTgtatctttcctgcacgtagtgaAGAACACATGCGGGAGAGATCAGGCTGCCGCTAGCTTCCCGTTTCTTGTTTCAAACTTATGCGCTCTGGTGCAGAGTTTGAGCTGCCGGCGAGGAAGAGAAAATCTACCTCATTAAAGGTATAGTTGTGCCTGCggcagtgtgaataagcccaaagatagagcatgttctatctttttttgttCAATCAAAAATCTGTATGCAAAATACGCACATgtaaacgaacccattaaaatcagtggattctattttctgcgtattgcgtgcgcaaatactcCCAGGTGAATCTGGCGTAAAGGTAGCAGTACCTCCTGGTGTATTGAGGCCCAAGCCTTTCATATCAATATTTTCTCATCTGCTAGAGTTCTTTTGTAGGCGGCTGTCCGCACTAACGCACTTATTTCTGCACATAGGTGGTTTCACACATATGTTTTTGTGGCAGCTTTTAATGCCGTTTTttggagccaaagccagaatggatccagcaggaaggagaagtagaagtccttcctaTATATATCCCCTGCCTCTTGAATCTACTTTTGCCTCAACAGTCTGTAAAACTACCCAATATGAGTTATCATTTTCTTAAGTTGACCTCCATAGAAGATCAGAGCTGAAGAATAAGAATGGATTACCTGTAATAAACTGTTGAATGGTCTTCAGGACAGAGAACTCGGTTTTGTCGATTGGATTAGGTATTTTAGTTGTTGGTGTATTTGTCATACTCCAATAGCTTCTACAATAGCCAAATCTCTTGGCACATATCGCTCCTTGTCGAACCTCCACAAGAGTCCCTTCTTTCAGCTTTGAGAGGAGGTCATTAACTGCTGCAACCAACACCTTATCAGACAGTACTAATGCAGGCGGAGGCAGATATACACGGTCTAAGTAGCTGCTGTGGCCCGGCTGTGGTTCGGCAGTGATGTAGAAGCCATGTGGGTTTGTCACTGTTGTGGTTTGAACCAATTTACCCCGGTAATATATTTTGACTTCAAAATTAGTTTCTGTAGTAAagcaacaaacagaaaaaaatgttattaaactgtgattcatgtaaaaaaataatggaaGTGCACTTAAATATTTCATTTAAGTGCGACAAAATAAGGCTGTCGGCTATAAAACTGTACATTGCCCTTGGAGTTGCCATAAAATATCCTGCGcctattaaagcgaccctccagttctggacaaacaaagatggccgcaccagcttctccgactacctggcGCATCCTGTGTATGCATCATTAGTGTAAGACACGACACCTGCtatgattgaccagtgctgccatGTAAGCAGCATTGGCGAGTCagaacagcatgtagtgtcttaaccccttagtgacagctctgtagtgtttttacgtcctgtacCTGCAGaacgtgtatgaagggagatcgcggggtGATCTTCCTTCATACATCCTGAGTGTCGCCCGTTTCTTACAAGAAGCATTGTtcggtctttcacattcgctgtacaaggattctgtataagtgaatgagaaggactaaacgattgctgtttaaactgaacgataagcgaacgagccaacaaagATTTTTATGCCTCAAAAAAGGAACGATGAAAgaaaaagtgaacaattcttgATCATCATTCAGTCGTTAGCTGCGATTAGACCAAGCAACTAttgtttgagagagagagaaagagacctagaaataaaaaaaaaacaaaactcggcacccgacgtcccacatacagaaatgctcgagtctcccattgtagtcaatgtggttcgttacacAAGTAGAGCTcttaaattttacgaaaagctcgactcgaataacgcggacccgagcatttgggtgctggctcatctctactaattattgttccgtctaaaagcccCCGTACTTAGCTCACATCCTATCATTGGATAACCTCCTTGTCCAGGAATGACCTACCATTATCTAGTATCTAGAAACCACTCTTAGGCCAACCAAGATCAGTTTCTGGACTAGGGCTTTTCAACCAACTGTACAATTCTATTAAGGGGTGGGATCCTCCATTATTCCAACCATAGAATTTAACATAGTGTTTGCCATGTATTCATATCCAACCTGGCAGattatcttcaatgctgtctAGCCCTTGCACTAAATATTACCAAGTAGTTTATGTTCCTTCACTTAGTATAGGATTCTTCTCAAAATTGTGTAACAATTCTCCAGCACTCCAAGAAAAAGAATTttgattaaaaaataactttcatTATATCAAACTATAGTAATAGCCAGGATAAGTTGGTTTGAAACGCGTAACGGGGGCCatcttgtttttatattttatttctctACATTGTTTCTATCTTGATGTAattaaagttattttttaatcaaACTATTTTTCTTGGAGTGCTGGAGAACTGTTATGCAATTTTTGAGACGTTATTGGTCCGTTTCTAGAGTGGCTTGGATCTCTGTGTACCtgttctcattagagatgagcaagcgtactcgctaaggcaaactacttgagcgagtattgccttatgcgagtacctgcccgctcgtctcaaaagatttgggtgtcggcggggggcggggagcggcaggggagagcgggaaggaacaggggggagatctctctctcactctctcccccccccgctcccacctgctcactcccacaattcaccgctctcccccgccggcacccgaatctttagagacgagtgggcaggtactcgcataaggcactactcgttcgagtagtttgccttagcgagtaggctctctcatctctagttctcattgctaaagaTTCATAACATCTTATGGCGGAAAGTTGGTCATTATACACCTATAATAAGATTCTTACCAAATGAATTGTAGCTGAAATGTTTAAGTATGCTTTGTTGGAAAGTCTCAAAGTCCTGAACTGGTTGGGTCAGAACGTGTTCTGCAAGTAAAGAATtcataaaatgaaaataaaactcTGATTACAACATACACGTTTGCCTTAGGGGCCACTCACACTTCATTTTTACTATGTCCTCAGGTTCCATCCCAAGGTTACATTTGATTCTCCAAAAACGGGATTTAGATGGAACTATAGGATTCTCTTGCTCAAATAGAGACTAACGTGGTCTCTATTTGAGCAGCTTTCCGTTCGTTCCCAATACTTTAGCCAGACAGAATACTGTGGTCTACCATGTTGGAAACAAACAAAAAGCTGCTCAGAGACCTTATTAGCCTGTGTTTGAGCAAGAGAAGCCAAGGTGGTTCCGTCTTGGGGTTCTATTTGAGTCCTGTTTtcggagattcagatggaaccATGGGACGGAACTCAGGGAAGTAGTAAAAACAAAGTGTGAACAGCCTATTATTACTACTTTTAGGATTCTAATTAACAAATCTGCAACAATATTGTACCTGGCAGATTTATCTTGAGGAGTGTAGGATAGCTGGATGGCAAATATTGTTGGTGCATTCCCAAAAGTTGTTGCCCAAAATTCTTAGGAACAGCTATTTTCAGTTGTTTTTACTGTCTATTGTCTAATCATTATATCCATGCTGTAATGAACATTTTCTCTCAATGCACTTATTTATTGGAGCCCATGGTGAGATTATTCTTGTGCACAGTATTCAAACAATCCCAGCTGCAGTATAAAGCACGGGGGACAAGTCAAGAGCCTGACCTTCTGATGAAAGAAGGGGAGGAGGGAATTTCAGACTACTTTAAAGTCTCAAGAGTCTTGTTAGACAATGTAGCTATGCTATAGTCACCTAATGGAGTGGAGCTAAAAAGTTTAACTTACCAACTTCAACTTCAGTAGCTATATGTGATGGAAAATCACTGTAGACAACATAATCTCCCCCGTACAGAGGAATAGCTGCGGCAGCTGCTCCATCCAAATTCGGATCCAATTCTCCCTCACTGCCTTGCAGATCATTACACGGATGGTACAACCCTGAAGAGCAATATAACGGCAGGATCTGTAACTTACAAGTTTCAATTCATACTGGTGATGACCCAAATT
Coding sequences within it:
- the LOC136632381 gene encoding interferon regulatory factor 3-like isoform X1 — encoded protein: MSSQKPRIIPWLISQIDSKIYPGLEWVNSEHTQFRVPWKHALRQDRSPDDFKIFEAWANASGCYDPLTDLSDPARWKRNFRSALNQKDGILMILDRSSDSVNPHKIFELTIPAHGATEQYNNSPANPNFHPISSTNQGIDSAPQRMLFEELEQLKLSQEEEGLYHPCNDLQGSEGELDPNLDGAAAAAIPLYGGDYVVYSDFPSHIATEVEVEHVLTQPVQDFETFQQSILKHFSYNSFETNFEVKIYYRGKLVQTTTVTNPHGFYITAEPQPGHSSYLDRVYLPPPALVLSDKVLVAAVNDLLSKLKEGTLVEVRQGAICAKRFGYCRSYWSMTNTPTTKIPNPIDKTEFSVLKTIQQFITELIDFVEKRRKESPQYNIWICLGEQWPYQQRWDKNCIMLQVIPVTMQLLHELSYSTGASSLNSHINLEISDSLTSTSNLLSLLRTIEDVMDWE
- the LOC136632381 gene encoding interferon regulatory factor 3-like isoform X3, translating into MILDRSSDSVNPHKIFELTIPAHGATEQYNNSPANPNFHPISSTNQGIDSAPQRMLFEELEQLKLSQEEEGLYHPCNDLQGSEGELDPNLDGAAAAAIPLYGGDYVVYSDFPSHIATEVEVEHVLTQPVQDFETFQQSILKHFSYNSFETNFEVKIYYRGKLVQTTTVTNPHGFYITAEPQPGHSSYLDRVYLPPPALVLSDKVLVAAVNDLLSKLKEGTLVEVRQGAICAKRFGYCRSYWSMTNTPTTKIPNPIDKTEFSVLKTIQQFITELIDFVEKRRKESPQYNIWICLGEQWPYQQRWDKNCIMLQVIPVTMQLLHELSYSTGASSLNSHINLEISDSLTSTSNLLSLLRTIEDVMDWE
- the LOC136632381 gene encoding interferon regulatory factor 3-like isoform X2, yielding MSSQKPRIIPWLISQIDSKIYPGLEWVNSEHTQFRVPWKHALRQDRSPDDFKIFEAWANASGCYDPLTDLSDPARWKRNFRSALNQKDGILMILDRSSDSVNPHKIFELTIPAHGATEQYNNSPANPNFHPISSTNQGIDSAPRMLFEELEQLKLSQEEEGLYHPCNDLQGSEGELDPNLDGAAAAAIPLYGGDYVVYSDFPSHIATEVEVEHVLTQPVQDFETFQQSILKHFSYNSFETNFEVKIYYRGKLVQTTTVTNPHGFYITAEPQPGHSSYLDRVYLPPPALVLSDKVLVAAVNDLLSKLKEGTLVEVRQGAICAKRFGYCRSYWSMTNTPTTKIPNPIDKTEFSVLKTIQQFITELIDFVEKRRKESPQYNIWICLGEQWPYQQRWDKNCIMLQVIPVTMQLLHELSYSTGASSLNSHINLEISDSLTSTSNLLSLLRTIEDVMDWE